One stretch of Streptomyces sp. 135 DNA includes these proteins:
- a CDS encoding aromatic acid exporter family protein → MPDVSAPVIKLVRRTTEPVAAQTLRSTAAAVISFSVALMVLPAQPAPLTAPLTALLVVQVTLYATLTTGIRRVNSVVVGVLIAIGFTALVGLTWWSLGLTIFTSLIIGRFVRVNEFVPEVAISAMLVLGVSQATSAAWHRVLETLIGAGVGLLFNLLFAPPVWTQSAGASIDGLARGMGNMFRTMGAEIAGGHLPFPHAAARLHEARRLDHDIVEVDASLRQAEESLRMNPRVREGLLSRVVLRTGLDTLEICAVVLRVLTRSLTDLAKFRTEESLFPPDVSAGIKELFEQLADAIESFARLITTQVAANAEDAEERLTAALAASRVTRDRVADMLLEDVQEHPRQWQLHGALLAEVDRILDELDLHKRTERLMQELDRHSAEVSERHPRLAALRRRLRGESGRERRPTVEA, encoded by the coding sequence ATGCCGGACGTATCAGCACCCGTGATCAAACTGGTGCGGCGGACCACCGAACCCGTCGCGGCGCAGACGCTGCGTTCCACGGCCGCCGCCGTCATCTCCTTCAGCGTTGCCCTGATGGTCCTGCCCGCGCAACCCGCTCCCCTGACGGCCCCGCTGACCGCGCTCCTGGTCGTCCAGGTCACCCTGTACGCGACCCTCACCACCGGCATTCGGCGCGTGAACTCCGTAGTCGTCGGTGTCCTCATCGCCATCGGCTTCACCGCCCTGGTCGGGCTGACCTGGTGGAGCCTCGGCCTGACGATCTTCACCTCACTGATCATCGGCCGTTTCGTACGGGTGAACGAGTTCGTGCCCGAGGTGGCGATCAGCGCGATGCTGGTCCTGGGTGTCTCCCAGGCCACGTCGGCGGCCTGGCACCGGGTACTGGAGACACTGATCGGCGCCGGGGTGGGTCTGCTGTTCAACCTGCTGTTCGCGCCCCCGGTGTGGACGCAGTCGGCGGGGGCGTCCATCGACGGGCTGGCGCGCGGGATGGGCAACATGTTCCGCACCATGGGGGCGGAGATCGCCGGGGGCCACCTCCCCTTCCCGCACGCGGCCGCCCGGCTGCACGAGGCGCGGCGGCTCGACCACGACATCGTGGAGGTCGACGCCTCGCTGCGGCAGGCGGAGGAGAGCCTGCGGATGAACCCACGTGTACGGGAGGGGCTGCTGTCCCGGGTGGTGCTGCGGACGGGCCTTGACACCCTGGAGATCTGCGCGGTGGTGCTGCGGGTGCTGACCCGGAGCCTGACGGACCTGGCGAAGTTCCGTACGGAGGAGTCGCTGTTCCCGCCGGACGTGTCGGCCGGCATCAAGGAGCTGTTCGAACAACTGGCCGACGCCATCGAGAGCTTCGCCCGGCTGATCACCACTCAGGTGGCCGCCAACGCCGAGGACGCCGAGGAGCGGCTGACCGCCGCCCTGGCCGCGAGCCGGGTCACCCGCGACCGGGTCGCCGACATGCTCCTCGAGGACGTACAGGAGCACCCCAGGCAGTGGCAGCTGCACGGCGCGCTGCTCGCCGAGGTCGACCGGATCCTCGACGAGCTGGACCTCCACAAGCGCACCGAGCGCCTCATGCAGGAGCTGGACCGCCACTCGGCGGAGGTCAGCGAGCGCCACCCGCGGCTCGCGGCGCTGCGCCGCCGGCTGCGCGGTGAGAGCGGCAGGGAGCGGCGGCCGACCGTGGAGGCGTGA
- a CDS encoding lytic polysaccharide monooxygenase has translation MTRSTRSAGGTRRSRNKRRPLSLLAVLATLLSGLGLTLIGQDDAQAHGVTMTPGSRTYLCYRDAKTSTGALDPTNPACKAALAESGANALYNWFAVLDSNAGGRGPGYVPDGKLCSAGDRSPYNFTGYNAARADWPRTHLTSGATIRIKHSNWAAHPGDFRVYMSKPGYSPTKPLGWGDLELIQTVTDPPQSGSVGSESGHYYWDLKLPSGRSGDAMMFIQWVRSDSQENFFSCSDIVFDGGNGEVTGIRDPGSTPTPTPTPTPTPSDPHTGCMALYKVTSSWNGGFQGSVEVMNHNTTARDGWAVRWQPGAGTKINQVWNGTLSTGSDGAVTVKNVDHNRTIPPDGTVTFGFTATSTGSNLPVGSITCVKP, from the coding sequence ATGACCCGAAGCACCCGAAGTGCTGGGGGGACCCGGAGGAGTAGGAACAAGAGACGACCGCTGTCCTTGCTGGCGGTGCTCGCCACCCTGCTCAGCGGGCTCGGCCTGACCCTGATCGGCCAGGACGACGCCCAGGCGCACGGTGTGACGATGACGCCCGGATCGCGGACCTACCTCTGCTATCGGGACGCCAAGACCAGCACCGGCGCGCTCGACCCGACGAACCCGGCGTGCAAGGCGGCGCTCGCGGAGAGCGGCGCGAACGCGCTGTACAACTGGTTCGCCGTGCTCGACTCCAACGCGGGCGGACGCGGCCCGGGTTACGTCCCTGACGGCAAGCTGTGCAGTGCCGGTGACCGCTCCCCGTACAACTTCACCGGCTACAACGCCGCCCGCGCCGACTGGCCCCGGACACACCTCACCTCCGGGGCGACGATCAGGATCAAGCACAGCAACTGGGCGGCGCACCCCGGCGACTTCAGGGTGTACATGTCCAAGCCCGGCTACTCGCCCACGAAGCCGCTGGGCTGGGGCGACCTGGAGCTCATCCAGACCGTCACCGACCCGCCGCAGTCCGGCTCGGTGGGCAGCGAATCCGGTCACTACTACTGGGACCTCAAGCTGCCCTCGGGCCGCTCCGGTGACGCGATGATGTTCATCCAGTGGGTGCGGTCGGACAGCCAGGAGAACTTCTTCTCCTGCTCCGACATCGTCTTCGACGGCGGCAACGGCGAGGTGACGGGGATCCGCGACCCGGGGAGCACCCCCACGCCGACGCCCACCCCCACGCCGACCCCGAGCGACCCGCACACCGGATGTATGGCCCTCTACAAGGTGACGAGCTCCTGGAACGGCGGCTTCCAGGGTTCCGTCGAGGTGATGAACCACAACACCACCGCCCGTGACGGATGGGCCGTGCGCTGGCAGCCGGGCGCGGGCACCAAGATCAATCAGGTCTGGAACGGCACCCTCAGTACCGGATCCGACGGCGCGGTCACGGTCAAGAACGTCGACCACAACCGCACCATCCCGCCGGACGGCACCGTGACGTTCGGCTTCACCGCCACCTCGACCGGGAGCAACCTGCCGGTCGGCTCGATCACCTGCGTCAAGCCGTAA
- a CDS encoding glycoside hydrolase family 6 protein — protein sequence MTDPNSSAGPRPVRSRRRRSVALATALATLMLGAAGQLTGGPAAASAAHAAAKAHVDNPFAGASFYVNPDYAANVKRSIAKTPDTALKAKMEKVKRYPTAVWLDRIAAIRGGDANAGRKSLADHLDLALAQKKPGKPITATFVVYDLPGRDCASLASNGELPLTEAGLDRYKNDYIDGIASVFKNPKYRNVRITTVIEPDGLPNLVTNTADPECAQAKSSGIYVKAAQYALDKLHAIPNVYTYLDVAHSGWLGWDTNLAQTVELYTEVAKGTAAGLSSVDGLVTNVSNYTPLEEPFLTDPDRTVGGNMVKSSEFYGWNPNFDESDFTRNLHRTLVAAGWPASTGMVIDTSRNGWGGSARPTAESKSTTLDTYVAESKADRRAHRGLWCNVDGAGLGQPPRSAPSGFPESHLDAFLWVKPPGESDGAGEDIPNDEGKRKDPMCDPTYTVPGAGNSKTGALPGAPLAGHWFHDQFSMLVKNAYPAVPTDPKATTNKETP from the coding sequence ATGACCGACCCGAACAGCTCGGCCGGCCCACGCCCGGTGCGCTCGCGCCGACGTCGGTCGGTGGCCCTGGCCACCGCCCTGGCCACCCTGATGCTCGGCGCGGCGGGACAGCTCACGGGAGGGCCCGCGGCCGCCTCGGCAGCACACGCCGCCGCGAAAGCGCACGTCGACAACCCCTTCGCCGGCGCGAGCTTCTACGTCAACCCCGACTACGCGGCCAACGTCAAGCGTTCCATCGCCAAAACCCCGGACACCGCGCTCAAGGCCAAGATGGAGAAGGTCAAGAGATATCCCACCGCCGTCTGGCTGGACCGGATCGCGGCGATCCGCGGCGGCGACGCCAACGCCGGCCGCAAGAGCCTGGCCGACCACCTCGACCTGGCGCTGGCCCAGAAGAAGCCCGGGAAGCCGATCACGGCCACGTTCGTCGTGTACGACCTGCCGGGGCGGGACTGCGCGTCCCTGGCCTCCAACGGCGAACTGCCGCTGACCGAGGCGGGCCTTGACCGCTACAAGAACGACTACATCGACGGCATCGCGAGCGTCTTCAAGAACCCCAAGTACCGGAACGTCCGCATCACCACGGTCATCGAACCGGACGGTCTGCCGAACTTGGTGACCAACACCGCCGACCCGGAGTGCGCCCAGGCCAAGAGCAGCGGCATCTACGTAAAGGCCGCCCAGTACGCCCTGGACAAGCTGCACGCCATCCCCAACGTCTATACGTATCTGGACGTCGCGCACTCCGGTTGGCTCGGCTGGGACACCAACCTCGCGCAGACCGTGGAGTTGTACACCGAGGTGGCGAAGGGCACCGCGGCCGGGCTGAGCAGCGTCGACGGGTTGGTCACCAACGTCTCCAACTACACGCCGCTGGAGGAGCCGTTCCTGACCGACCCGGACAGGACGGTCGGCGGCAACATGGTCAAGTCCAGCGAGTTCTACGGGTGGAACCCCAACTTCGACGAGTCGGACTTCACCAGGAACCTGCACCGAACTCTGGTCGCGGCAGGCTGGCCCGCCTCCACCGGCATGGTCATCGACACCTCCCGCAACGGCTGGGGCGGCTCCGCCCGGCCGACCGCCGAGAGCAAGAGCACCACGCTCGACACCTACGTCGCCGAATCCAAGGCCGACCGGCGCGCGCATCGCGGGCTGTGGTGCAACGTCGACGGCGCGGGGCTCGGGCAGCCGCCGCGGAGTGCGCCGTCCGGCTTCCCGGAGTCGCACCTGGACGCGTTCCTGTGGGTCAAGCCGCCCGGTGAGTCCGACGGGGCCGGCGAGGACATCCCGAACGACGAGGGCAAGCGCAAGGACCCGATGTGCGACCCCACCTACACCGTGCCCGGCGCGGGCAACAGCAAGACCGGCGCCCTGCCCGGCGCGCCCTTGGCCGGTCACTGGTTCCACGACCAATTCTCGATGCTGGTGAAGAACGCCTACCCGGCGGTGCCGACCGACCCGAAGGCCACGACGAATAAGGAGACGCCATGA
- a CDS encoding glycoside hydrolase family 3 N-terminal domain-containing protein — translation MVEPWQDATLPVHVRAADLLARMTAEEKTAQLSSVWIGAEPAADGATDVAPGQHTYAARSTVLDTLLPHGLGHLTRPFGTVPLEPAEGVARLAELQRTVRAGNRFALPAIAHEECLTGFTAWRATVFPTPLAWGATYDPVLITEMAQAIGRSMRAVGVHQGLAPVLDVVRDPRWGRTEESIGEDPYLVGTIGTAYVRGLEAAGIVATLKHFAGYSASRAARNHAPASLGPRELADVILPPFEMAVRDGGARSVMPAYNDVDGLPAHAHTELLTQLLRERWQFTGTVVSDYYGVSLLEEAHRIADGQGRAARLALAAGVDVELPAARCLHPADPLPEDLLDRAALRVLTQKCELGLLDPDWEPVTGGAPVDLNPPHMRELARKVAEESVVLLANDPGTLPLGNGLRLAVVGPLADEQAAMLGCYTFPRHVGVHHPELPTGVEVPTLAEALRVEFPDAVFVDDPAAADVCLAVVGDRSGLFGRGSSGEGCDAEDLQLPYAQGALLDEAMTYGPPVVIVVLSGRPYALGRWAEKAAAVVQAFFPGQEGGSAVAGVLSGRVGPSGRLPVGVPRGPGGQPAPYLAPPLGRHGFPSTVDPTPLYPFGHGLSYTTFSWSQPLYEVEEFATDGEATLRLTVRNTGERPGTEVVQLYLHDPVGTVARPEVRLVGYARVPLEAGESAEVHATFPADLAAYTGADGRRVVEPGALELRVAASSDHVHHTVPLTLTGPVREVGHERRMWCEMSVK, via the coding sequence GCCACCCTGCCCGTCCACGTCCGGGCGGCGGACCTGCTTGCCCGGATGACCGCCGAGGAGAAGACCGCTCAGCTGTCCAGCGTATGGATCGGCGCCGAGCCCGCTGCCGACGGGGCCACCGACGTCGCCCCCGGACAGCACACCTACGCGGCCCGCAGTACCGTCCTCGACACCCTGCTGCCCCATGGCCTCGGCCATCTCACCCGGCCGTTCGGCACCGTGCCCCTCGAACCCGCCGAGGGGGTCGCCCGCCTCGCCGAACTCCAGCGCACGGTCCGCGCCGGCAATCGATTCGCCCTGCCCGCTATCGCCCACGAGGAGTGCTTGACCGGGTTCACCGCCTGGCGGGCCACCGTCTTTCCGACCCCGCTGGCCTGGGGCGCCACCTACGACCCGGTGCTGATCACCGAGATGGCGCAGGCAATCGGCAGATCGATGCGCGCCGTCGGCGTCCACCAGGGACTCGCGCCGGTCCTGGACGTCGTACGGGACCCGCGCTGGGGCCGGACCGAGGAGTCGATCGGCGAGGATCCGTACCTCGTCGGCACCATCGGCACCGCCTACGTGCGAGGCCTGGAGGCTGCCGGGATCGTCGCCACGCTCAAGCACTTCGCCGGATACTCGGCCTCACGCGCCGCCCGCAACCACGCGCCCGCCTCGCTCGGCCCGAGAGAGCTCGCGGACGTGATCCTGCCGCCGTTCGAAATGGCGGTACGCGACGGCGGTGCCCGCTCCGTGATGCCCGCTTACAACGACGTCGACGGCCTGCCAGCCCACGCCCACACGGAACTGCTCACCCAACTGCTGCGCGAACGGTGGCAGTTCACGGGGACTGTGGTGTCGGACTACTACGGCGTCTCGCTCCTCGAGGAGGCGCACCGGATCGCCGACGGGCAGGGCCGTGCCGCACGGCTCGCCCTGGCGGCCGGCGTCGACGTGGAGCTGCCGGCGGCCCGCTGTCTCCACCCCGCCGACCCACTTCCCGAGGACCTGCTCGACCGGGCCGCGCTGCGTGTCCTCACGCAGAAGTGCGAACTGGGGCTGCTCGACCCGGACTGGGAGCCCGTCACGGGCGGGGCGCCCGTCGACCTGAACCCGCCGCACATGCGGGAGCTGGCGCGGAAGGTCGCCGAGGAGTCGGTCGTCCTGCTCGCCAACGACCCCGGGACGCTGCCGCTCGGCAACGGGCTGCGCCTCGCCGTCGTCGGCCCGCTCGCCGACGAACAGGCCGCGATGCTCGGGTGCTACACGTTCCCCCGGCACGTGGGCGTGCACCATCCCGAACTGCCCACAGGGGTCGAGGTTCCGACGCTGGCCGAGGCGCTGCGCGTCGAGTTCCCGGACGCCGTGTTCGTCGACGATCCGGCAGCCGCCGACGTCTGCCTGGCCGTGGTCGGGGACCGGTCGGGCCTGTTCGGGCGCGGCTCGTCGGGCGAGGGCTGTGATGCCGAGGACCTCCAACTGCCCTATGCGCAGGGCGCGTTGCTCGACGAGGCGATGACCTACGGCCCGCCGGTCGTCATCGTCGTACTCAGCGGAAGGCCCTACGCGCTCGGCCGATGGGCAGAGAAGGCCGCCGCCGTCGTCCAGGCGTTCTTCCCCGGACAGGAGGGCGGCAGCGCCGTCGCGGGCGTGCTCTCCGGCCGCGTCGGCCCCTCAGGGCGACTGCCCGTCGGGGTGCCGCGCGGACCGGGTGGCCAGCCCGCACCGTACCTCGCGCCGCCCCTCGGCCGGCACGGCTTCCCCAGCACCGTGGACCCGACGCCCCTGTACCCGTTCGGGCACGGCCTGTCCTACACCACGTTCAGCTGGAGCCAACCGCTCTACGAGGTGGAGGAGTTCGCCACCGACGGCGAGGCCACGCTGCGGCTGACCGTCCGCAACACGGGGGAGCGTCCCGGAACCGAAGTCGTCCAGCTCTATCTGCATGACCCGGTCGGCACCGTCGCCCGTCCCGAGGTCCGGCTCGTCGGCTACGCCCGGGTGCCGCTGGAGGCAGGGGAGTCGGCCGAGGTGCACGCCACGTTCCCCGCCGACCTCGCCGCGTACACCGGCGCCGACGGCCGCCGCGTCGTCGAGCCCGGCGCCCTCGAACTGCGCGTCGCCGCCTCCAGCGACCACGTCCACCACACGGTGCCGCTCACCCTGACGGGACCGGTACGCGAGGTCGGGCACGAGCGCCGCATGTGGTGCGAGATGAGTGTCAAGTAG
- a CDS encoding glycoside hydrolase family 6 protein, whose translation MRRRLLTLLAALSALSLTLAAAPSAHAADPTSMTNGFYVDPDSSARRWVAANPRDGRAPAIDAAIAKTPMARWFGSWSGTIGTATGAYVGAADARDKLPVLVAYNIYNRDYCGGHSGGGASSPSAYANWIAQFAGGIADRPAVVVLEPDSLGDYGCMTQAQIDEREVMLTGALAEFNRRAPHTWVYLDAGNPGWASAATMARRLHEAGVRQAHGFSLNVSNYLTTAENTAYGNAVNRELSARYGYTKPFVVDTSRNGNGSDGQWCNPSGRRIGTPTQLGGGAEMLLWIKVPGESDGDCGVGAGSSAGQFLPEVAYKMIYGY comes from the coding sequence ATGCGCCGCAGACTGCTCACCCTGCTGGCAGCACTCTCCGCACTGTCGCTGACACTCGCCGCCGCACCCTCCGCCCACGCGGCCGACCCGACGAGCATGACCAACGGTTTCTACGTGGACCCCGACTCCAGCGCGCGGCGGTGGGTCGCCGCCAACCCCCGCGACGGCCGGGCGCCCGCGATCGACGCCGCCATCGCCAAGACTCCGATGGCCCGCTGGTTCGGCTCGTGGAGCGGCACCATCGGCACCGCCACCGGTGCGTACGTGGGGGCTGCCGATGCCCGGGACAAGCTGCCCGTCCTCGTCGCCTACAACATCTACAACCGCGACTACTGCGGCGGGCACTCCGGAGGCGGGGCCTCATCGCCGTCCGCCTACGCGAACTGGATCGCCCAGTTCGCGGGCGGGATCGCGGACCGCCCGGCCGTCGTCGTCCTCGAACCGGACTCCCTCGGGGACTACGGCTGCATGACCCAGGCCCAGATCGACGAACGCGAGGTCATGCTCACCGGCGCCCTCGCCGAGTTCAACCGCCGGGCTCCCCACACGTGGGTCTACCTCGACGCCGGCAATCCGGGCTGGGCGAGCGCGGCGACCATGGCCCGGCGCCTCCACGAAGCCGGCGTCCGACAGGCCCACGGCTTCTCGCTCAACGTCTCCAACTACCTCACCACGGCCGAGAACACCGCGTACGGCAACGCCGTCAACAGGGAACTCAGCGCCCGGTACGGCTACACCAAGCCGTTCGTCGTCGACACGAGCCGCAACGGCAACGGCTCCGACGGGCAGTGGTGCAATCCCTCGGGCCGCCGTATCGGCACCCCCACCCAGCTGGGCGGAGGCGCCGAGATGCTGCTGTGGATCAAGGTCCCGGGTGAGTCCGACGGTGACTGCGGCGTCGGAGCCGGCTCTTCGGCCGGTCAGTTCCTCCCCGAAGTCGCGTACAAGATGATCTACGGCTACTGA
- a CDS encoding lytic polysaccharide monooxygenase auxiliary activity family 9 protein — MDCHIHAHSERAPGKRAYAYGSQRRLTLVLSTFVAVLLGLLPWSGTAVAHGSVVDPASRNYGCWQRWGSDFQNPAMATLDPMCWQAWRADPNAMWNWNGLYRNGSGGNFPAAVPDGQLCSGGRTEGGRYNALDAAGPWKTTDVGADFDVKLYDQASHGADYFMVYVTRQGFDPTTQPLRWSDLELVARTGKYAPSQNYTIPVRTSGYSGRHVVYTIWQASHMDQTYFLCSDVNFR; from the coding sequence ATGGATTGTCATATACATGCCCATAGTGAGCGGGCCCCCGGCAAGCGGGCCTACGCCTACGGCAGTCAACGCCGTCTGACGCTCGTCCTGAGCACCTTCGTCGCCGTGCTGCTCGGCCTGCTCCCCTGGAGTGGCACCGCGGTGGCCCACGGATCGGTCGTCGACCCGGCATCGCGCAACTACGGCTGCTGGCAGCGCTGGGGCAGCGACTTCCAGAATCCGGCGATGGCCACGCTCGACCCCATGTGCTGGCAGGCGTGGCGGGCCGACCCCAACGCCATGTGGAACTGGAACGGCCTGTACCGCAACGGCTCCGGCGGCAACTTCCCGGCAGCCGTCCCCGACGGCCAACTGTGCAGCGGCGGCCGGACCGAGGGTGGTCGCTACAACGCGCTGGACGCCGCGGGCCCGTGGAAGACCACGGACGTCGGCGCCGACTTCGACGTCAAGCTGTACGACCAGGCCAGTCACGGCGCGGACTACTTCATGGTCTACGTCACTCGGCAGGGCTTCGACCCCACCACCCAGCCGCTGCGCTGGAGCGACCTGGAACTGGTGGCCCGCACCGGCAAGTACGCGCCCAGTCAGAACTACACGATCCCTGTGCGTACGTCCGGCTACAGCGGTCGCCATGTCGTCTACACGATCTGGCAGGCCTCGCACATGGATCAGACCTACTTCCTGTGCAGCGATGTGAACTTCCGCTGA
- a CDS encoding serine hydrolase domain-containing protein, whose translation MIRRRRSTRLLGLGLALALLLPPGMATAGQASDGQTAGSRRDPALQTLVDQVVADPNPNPGAFLRARRGSDDRFGAAGVADRSAGTPMAPDLKFRAGSITKTFTATVVLQLVAEHRLRLDDTVQSLLPDQVRTGNALAGSPITVRQLLNHTSGLYDYIDGLLPHFRRLDQYWPRDQLIGIGLAEPRYFPAPGNRFRYSNTNYLLLDLIVERITDRDLRTNLERRVFAPLGLRDTSYPLAQAAIEGAHVHGYADISPLLPNAPDPTRSDVTGFSPSEAGASGALVTTAADIARFYRALLQGRLLPPDLLRRMLTDTVPTTGSAPPAVAYGLGVYVYATACGRAYGHGGSALGYLTYALNSRDGRDQIVAHTNWNSFADTGIDDDFWAAFQRGYCRTRTHG comes from the coding sequence ATGATCCGACGACGACGCTCAACACGCCTGTTGGGCCTCGGCCTTGCTCTTGCCCTCCTGCTGCCGCCCGGTATGGCCACCGCGGGCCAGGCCAGTGACGGACAGACGGCCGGCAGTCGTCGTGACCCGGCCCTGCAGACCCTGGTCGACCAGGTGGTGGCCGACCCGAACCCCAACCCGGGCGCTTTCCTGCGAGCCCGCCGCGGCTCGGACGACCGCTTCGGCGCGGCCGGCGTCGCCGACCGATCCGCCGGCACGCCGATGGCGCCGGACCTGAAGTTCCGCGCCGGAAGCATCACCAAGACCTTCACCGCAACGGTCGTTCTGCAACTCGTCGCCGAGCACCGGCTGCGACTCGACGACACCGTGCAGAGCCTGCTGCCGGACCAGGTCCGCACCGGCAACGCACTGGCCGGTTCGCCCATCACTGTCCGCCAGCTGCTCAACCACACGAGCGGGCTGTACGACTACATCGACGGGCTGCTCCCCCACTTCCGCAGGCTTGACCAGTACTGGCCCCGCGACCAGCTGATCGGCATCGGGCTTGCCGAACCCCGGTACTTCCCGGCTCCCGGCAACCGATTCCGGTACTCCAACACCAACTACCTGCTGCTCGACCTGATCGTCGAACGGATCACCGACCGCGATCTGCGCACCAACCTCGAACGCCGCGTCTTCGCCCCCCTCGGGCTGCGCGACACCTCGTACCCGCTGGCGCAGGCCGCCATCGAGGGAGCCCATGTACACGGCTACGCGGACATTTCGCCCTTGCTGCCGAACGCGCCGGACCCTACCCGTTCCGATGTCACCGGCTTCAGCCCCTCCGAGGCCGGGGCATCGGGCGCCCTCGTCACGACCGCGGCCGACATCGCACGCTTCTACCGGGCCCTGCTGCAAGGACGTCTGCTGCCCCCGGACCTGCTTCGCCGGATGCTCACCGACACGGTCCCCACCACCGGCAGTGCTCCGCCCGCTGTCGCCTACGGCCTCGGTGTCTATGTCTACGCCACCGCCTGCGGCCGTGCGTACGGCCACGGCGGCAGCGCACTCGGGTACCTGACCTACGCCCTCAACAGCCGCGACGGGCGCGACCAGATCGTCGCCCACACCAACTGGAACTCGTTCGCCGACACCGGGATCGACGACGACTTCTGGGCCGCCTTCCAGCGGGGTTACTGCCGAACGCGAACGCATGGGTGA
- a CDS encoding endo-1,4-beta-xylanase, which yields MNPLKRLGLRRTPVTSLLAAAVLVATGTAAAVPDTTPRASTLGAQAAQSGRYFGTAVAAGKLGDGTYTGILGREFNSVTPENEMKWDATEPSRGSFNFGPADQIVNGATARGQRVRGHTLVWHSQLPGWVSSIRDANTLRGVMNHHITTVMNRYKGRIHSWDVVNEAFADGPSGQLRSSVFRDVLGDGFIEQAFRTARSTDPAAKLCYNDYNIENWNDAKTQGAYRMVRDFKARGVPIDCVGLQAHFGAGGPPASFQTTLSNFAALGVDVQITELDIAQASPTAYANTVRACMNVARCTGITVWGIRDSDSWRSGENPLLFDRNGNKKPAYNAVLTALGGTPAATRRAP from the coding sequence ATGAACCCACTGAAGAGGCTCGGCCTTCGCCGAACCCCGGTGACGTCCCTGCTGGCAGCCGCGGTCCTGGTGGCCACCGGCACCGCTGCCGCCGTGCCCGACACCACGCCCCGGGCATCCACGCTGGGTGCCCAAGCCGCCCAGTCCGGACGCTACTTCGGCACCGCCGTGGCCGCCGGAAAGCTCGGGGACGGCACGTACACCGGGATCCTGGGCCGTGAGTTCAACAGCGTCACGCCCGAGAACGAGATGAAGTGGGACGCCACGGAACCGTCCCGCGGCTCGTTCAACTTCGGCCCCGCCGACCAGATCGTCAACGGCGCGACGGCCCGCGGTCAGCGTGTGCGCGGCCACACCCTGGTCTGGCACTCCCAACTGCCGGGCTGGGTCAGCTCCATCAGGGACGCGAACACCCTGCGCGGCGTGATGAACCACCACATCACCACCGTGATGAACCGCTACAAGGGCCGGATCCACTCCTGGGACGTGGTCAACGAGGCCTTCGCCGACGGGCCCAGCGGCCAGCTCCGCAGCTCGGTCTTCCGGGACGTGCTCGGCGACGGCTTCATCGAGCAGGCGTTCCGGACCGCCCGGTCCACCGACCCGGCGGCCAAGCTCTGCTACAACGACTACAACATCGAGAACTGGAACGACGCCAAGACCCAGGGCGCCTACCGTATGGTGCGCGACTTCAAGGCGCGGGGTGTGCCCATCGACTGCGTCGGCCTCCAGGCCCACTTCGGCGCCGGCGGGCCGCCCGCCAGTTTCCAGACGACGCTGTCGAACTTCGCCGCACTCGGCGTGGACGTCCAGATCACCGAACTGGACATCGCGCAGGCGTCGCCCACCGCGTACGCGAACACGGTCAGGGCCTGCATGAACGTCGCGCGCTGCACCGGCATCACCGTCTGGGGCATCCGCGACAGCGACTCCTGGCGCAGCGGCGAGAACCCGCTGCTGTTCGACCGCAACGGCAACAAGAAGCCGGCGTACAACGCGGTCCTGACGGCGCTGGGCGGCACGCCCGCCGCCACTCGCAGGGCGCCCTGA